Proteins from one Paraburkholderia sp. BL10I2N1 genomic window:
- a CDS encoding MFS transporter, protein MKVKGIRWWMVSLVAAGLIINYLARNTLSVAAPTLMKDLDISTLQYSHIVVAWQLSYAFMQPVAGYLLDAIGTKIGFAAFAVAWSLACAAAAWATGWRSLAFFRGLLGIAEAAGIPAGVKATTEWFPAKERSVAIGWFNIGSSVGALLAPPLVVWALLHGQWQWAFLIVGGLGLAWSAVWMLLYKHPRHQKLLSDVERDYILSGQEAQFTDSSVAKRKWTEMLGSRDFWAIGVPRILSEPAWQTFNAWIPLYMMTERHMNLKDVALFAWMPFLAADIGCVLGGYLSPFFHKYAKVSLFTSRKMVFVFGALCMIAPASVGLVAGPYVAIALLCIGGFAHQTLSGALYAITSDIFGKNEVATATGMGGMAGYLGAAAFTALFGVLVTQVGYSPLFVVLAVFDLIAAVVVCVLARDRDRTPLQHFGAASPAIK, encoded by the coding sequence GTGAAAGTTAAAGGCATACGCTGGTGGATGGTGAGCCTCGTCGCGGCCGGGCTGATCATCAATTACCTCGCACGGAACACGCTGTCCGTGGCCGCGCCCACGCTGATGAAAGACCTTGACATCAGCACATTGCAGTACTCGCATATCGTTGTCGCTTGGCAGTTGAGTTACGCGTTCATGCAACCGGTCGCCGGCTACCTGCTCGACGCTATCGGTACCAAGATCGGTTTTGCGGCCTTCGCCGTGGCGTGGTCGTTGGCCTGCGCGGCGGCAGCATGGGCCACGGGCTGGCGAAGCCTTGCGTTCTTCCGCGGGCTTCTCGGTATCGCAGAAGCGGCCGGCATACCCGCCGGCGTCAAGGCGACGACCGAGTGGTTTCCGGCCAAAGAGCGTTCGGTGGCGATTGGCTGGTTCAATATCGGCTCTTCCGTCGGAGCATTGCTCGCGCCGCCACTGGTTGTCTGGGCCTTGCTGCATGGGCAATGGCAATGGGCCTTCCTGATCGTGGGCGGGCTGGGGCTCGCGTGGAGCGCCGTGTGGATGCTGTTGTACAAGCACCCCCGTCACCAGAAGCTGCTCTCCGACGTCGAACGGGACTACATCCTTAGCGGCCAGGAGGCGCAGTTCACCGATAGTAGCGTCGCCAAACGTAAGTGGACTGAGATGCTCGGCAGTCGCGATTTCTGGGCGATCGGCGTCCCCCGGATTCTTTCCGAGCCGGCCTGGCAGACCTTTAATGCCTGGATTCCGCTCTACATGATGACCGAGCGGCACATGAATCTTAAGGATGTCGCGCTGTTCGCCTGGATGCCGTTTCTGGCTGCGGACATCGGCTGCGTGCTCGGGGGCTACCTCAGCCCGTTTTTCCACAAATACGCGAAGGTTTCGTTGTTCACGTCGCGCAAGATGGTTTTCGTCTTTGGTGCCCTCTGCATGATCGCGCCGGCATCCGTTGGGCTGGTGGCCGGCCCTTACGTGGCCATTGCGCTGCTGTGCATCGGCGGCTTTGCGCACCAGACCTTGTCGGGGGCGCTGTACGCGATCACTTCCGACATCTTCGGCAAGAACGAAGTTGCCACAGCCACAGGGATGGGCGGTATGGCGGGCTACCTGGGTGCGGCGGCATTCACTGCATTGTTCGGTGTGCTGGTCACGCAGGTTGGCTACAGCCCGCTGTTTGTCGTTCTGGCCGTGTTCGACCTCATTGCGGCTGTTGTGGTGTGCGTGCTGGCGAGAGACAGGGATCGGACGCCGCTGCAGCACTTTGGAGCAGCAAGTCCGGCAATCAAATAA
- the kdgD gene encoding 5-dehydro-4-deoxyglucarate dehydratase, with translation MTTPQELKQIVSEGLLSFPVTDFDEKSDFRADTYAERLEWLAPYGASALFVAGGTGEFFSLTHSDYSNVVRTATEVCKGKVPIIAGAGGPTRVAIAYAQEAERSGANGILLMPHYLTEASQEGIAAHAEEVCKSVPKMGVIIYNRANSKLNADMLERLADRCPNLIGFKDGVGEIENMVTIRRRLGERFSYLGGLPTAEVYAAAYKALGVPVYSSAVFNFIPKTAMDFYRAIAANDHETTGKLIDEFFLPYLAIRNRRAGYAVSIVKAGAKLVGHSAGPVRAPLTDLTEDEMSQLDALIKKLGAQ, from the coding sequence ATGACGACACCGCAAGAACTCAAGCAGATCGTTTCCGAAGGCCTTCTCTCCTTTCCCGTCACCGACTTCGATGAAAAGAGCGACTTCCGCGCCGACACCTATGCCGAGCGACTCGAATGGCTCGCGCCGTACGGCGCCTCCGCGCTGTTCGTCGCAGGCGGCACGGGCGAATTCTTCTCGCTGACGCACAGCGACTATTCGAACGTCGTGCGCACCGCCACTGAAGTCTGCAAGGGCAAGGTGCCGATCATCGCTGGCGCGGGCGGCCCGACGCGCGTCGCGATCGCCTACGCTCAGGAAGCCGAGCGCAGCGGCGCAAACGGCATCCTGCTGATGCCCCACTATCTCACCGAAGCAAGCCAGGAAGGCATCGCCGCGCACGCCGAAGAGGTGTGCAAGTCGGTGCCGAAGATGGGCGTGATCATCTACAACCGCGCGAACTCGAAGCTCAACGCCGATATGCTCGAACGCCTGGCCGATCGCTGCCCGAACCTGATCGGCTTCAAGGACGGCGTGGGCGAGATCGAGAACATGGTGACGATCCGTCGCCGCCTCGGCGAGCGCTTCTCGTACCTCGGCGGCCTGCCGACGGCAGAGGTCTACGCCGCTGCCTATAAGGCACTTGGCGTTCCGGTGTATTCGTCGGCGGTGTTCAACTTCATCCCGAAGACCGCGATGGATTTCTACCGCGCGATTGCAGCCAACGACCACGAAACGACGGGCAAGCTGATCGACGAATTCTTCCTGCCCTATCTGGCCATCCGCAATCGTCGCGCGGGATACGCGGTCAGCATCGTGAAGGCGGGGGCGAAGCTGGTCGGTCATAGCGCAGGTCCGGTGCGCGCACCGTTGACCGACCTGACCGAGGACGAAATGAGCCAACTGGACGCGCTCATCAAGAAGCTGGGCGCCCAGTAG
- a CDS encoding aldehyde dehydrogenase (NADP(+)) — MSITGEMLIGRQAVRGDEKPLRAFNPATGSDIAEPVFGSGTVANVHEACELAAKAFDPYRQLPLATRAEFLERIADGITALGDVLIQRAHEESGLPKARLEGERGRTTGQLKLFAQVVRAGQWLAATLDSPLPERKPLPRSDLRMQKIPLGPVAVFGASNFPLAFSVAGGDTAAALAAGCPVVVKAHRAHLGTSEMVGRVIQRVAREMDLPEGVFSMIVGAGSSVGEALVAHPAIKAVGFTGSRAGGTSLMRVAAARHEPIPVYAEMSSINPVFLLPGALATRADAIARGFVDSLVLGAGQFCTNPGLAIAVDSDALKDFVATASAALAAKPAQTMLTAGIHAAYEDGEGKLAGTQGVEAVAHGTAPTGPTQARAALFVTDARTFLSTPALEDEVFGPASTIVRCKDEQELLEVAEHFAGQLTATLQMSGGDLSAARKLVPVLERKAGRILINGFPTGVEVSHAMVHGGPFPATSDSRVTSVGTTSIERFLRPVCYQDFPADLLPEALADSNPLELWRRVDGEITRSRAS, encoded by the coding sequence ATGTCTATTACCGGCGAAATGCTGATTGGCCGTCAGGCGGTGCGCGGCGACGAAAAGCCTTTACGCGCTTTTAATCCCGCTACAGGTTCCGACATCGCTGAGCCCGTATTCGGTAGCGGAACAGTTGCGAACGTGCACGAGGCCTGCGAACTGGCCGCGAAGGCGTTCGACCCGTACCGGCAACTGCCGCTTGCGACGCGCGCCGAGTTTCTGGAACGCATTGCAGACGGCATCACGGCGCTCGGTGACGTATTGATCCAACGTGCGCATGAAGAGTCGGGGCTGCCAAAAGCGCGTCTCGAAGGTGAGCGCGGTCGCACGACGGGCCAGCTCAAGCTGTTTGCACAAGTCGTGCGTGCCGGTCAGTGGCTCGCCGCGACACTCGATTCGCCGCTGCCGGAGCGCAAGCCGTTGCCGCGCTCCGACCTGCGGATGCAAAAAATTCCGTTGGGCCCGGTTGCCGTGTTTGGCGCAAGCAATTTCCCGCTCGCCTTTTCGGTGGCCGGCGGCGATACCGCTGCGGCGCTCGCAGCGGGCTGCCCGGTGGTGGTGAAGGCGCATCGCGCTCACCTCGGGACCTCGGAGATGGTGGGCCGGGTCATCCAGCGCGTCGCGCGGGAAATGGATCTGCCTGAAGGCGTGTTCTCGATGATCGTGGGAGCGGGAAGCTCGGTTGGCGAAGCGCTGGTTGCACACCCGGCGATCAAGGCAGTCGGCTTCACGGGCTCGCGCGCGGGCGGTACCTCGCTGATGCGGGTCGCCGCTGCCCGCCATGAGCCGATTCCGGTGTACGCCGAAATGAGCAGCATCAACCCGGTGTTCCTCCTGCCGGGCGCGCTTGCAACTCGCGCAGACGCCATCGCGCGCGGTTTTGTCGACTCGCTCGTGCTCGGAGCGGGGCAGTTCTGTACCAATCCGGGCCTCGCGATTGCCGTCGATAGCGACGCGCTCAAGGATTTCGTTGCGACGGCGTCTGCGGCATTGGCTGCCAAGCCGGCGCAAACCATGCTCACCGCCGGCATTCACGCGGCGTATGAGGACGGGGAGGGCAAGCTGGCCGGTACCCAGGGTGTAGAAGCTGTTGCTCACGGCACTGCGCCGACCGGACCGACGCAGGCGCGCGCTGCACTGTTCGTCACGGATGCCCGGACCTTTCTTTCGACCCCGGCGCTGGAAGATGAAGTTTTTGGCCCTGCGTCGACGATCGTGCGCTGCAAGGATGAACAGGAGTTGCTGGAGGTGGCTGAGCATTTTGCCGGCCAGCTCACCGCCACGTTGCAGATGAGCGGCGGCGATCTGTCTGCCGCACGAAAGCTGGTTCCAGTTCTGGAGCGCAAAGCCGGACGCATTCTGATCAACGGTTTTCCGACGGGTGTCGAAGTTTCGCACGCGATGGTGCATGGCGGTCCGTTCCCCGCCACGTCCGATAGCCGGGTGACTTCAGTCGGGACGACGTCGATTGAGCGTTTCCTGCGCCCGGTGTGTTATCAGGATTTCCCGGCTGACCTGTTGCCCGAGGCATTGGCCGACAGCAACCCGCTGGAGTTGTGGCGCCGCGTGGATGGGGAAATCACGCGCAGCCGGGCGTCGTAG
- the garD gene encoding galactarate dehydratase, translated as MEQSPLYIRVHPNDNVAIVVNDGVLGEGAVFADGLALRERVPQGHKVALVDLAEGDEVVRYNVIIGYALKALPKGSWVNEHVIRMPSPPGLEDLPIATIQPPPMPPLEGYTFEGYRNADGSVGSRNILAITTTVQCVADVVEHAVKRIKAELLPHYPNVDDVVGLGHTYGCGVAIDAPDAMIPIRTVRNISLNPNFGGEVMMVSLGCEKLQPERLMPPGTIPIVNTMDDDVADVGDLDADLNGDVVVLQDQDHVGFQSMINSIMKTAEGHLKRLNNRRRETCPASDLVIGVQCGGSDAFSGLTANPAVGFATDLLVRAGATVMFSEVTEVRDGVEQLTARAANPDVAAAIIREMQWYDNYLKRGGADRSANTTPGNKKGGLSNIVEKAMGSIIKSGNSAISGVLSPGEKVRQKGLIYAATPASDFICGTLQLAAGINLHVFTTGRGTPYSLAEVPVIKVATRSDLARRWHDLMDVNAGTIATGEATIEDIGWELFRLMLDVASGRKQTCAEKLKLHNALTLFNPAPVT; from the coding sequence ATGGAACAGTCTCCGCTTTACATCCGCGTTCACCCGAACGACAACGTTGCAATTGTCGTCAACGATGGTGTTCTGGGAGAGGGCGCAGTATTTGCCGATGGCCTGGCGCTGCGCGAGCGCGTGCCGCAAGGACACAAGGTCGCGCTGGTGGACCTCGCCGAAGGCGACGAAGTCGTGCGCTACAACGTGATCATCGGTTATGCGCTGAAGGCGCTGCCCAAGGGCAGCTGGGTCAACGAGCACGTGATTCGCATGCCCAGTCCGCCCGGCCTCGAAGATCTGCCGATCGCGACCATCCAGCCTCCGCCCATGCCGCCGCTCGAGGGCTATACGTTCGAGGGCTACCGCAACGCGGACGGCTCGGTGGGCTCGCGCAATATCCTCGCGATTACCACCACGGTGCAGTGCGTGGCAGACGTGGTCGAGCACGCGGTCAAGCGTATCAAGGCCGAACTGCTGCCGCACTATCCGAACGTCGACGACGTGGTCGGGCTGGGGCACACCTACGGCTGTGGCGTCGCAATCGATGCCCCCGACGCGATGATCCCGATTCGCACCGTGCGCAACATCAGCCTGAATCCGAATTTCGGCGGCGAGGTGATGATGGTCAGCCTTGGCTGCGAGAAACTGCAGCCCGAGCGCCTGATGCCTCCTGGCACGATCCCCATCGTCAACACGATGGACGATGACGTCGCAGATGTCGGCGACCTCGACGCGGATCTGAACGGAGATGTCGTCGTCCTGCAGGATCAGGATCACGTGGGCTTCCAGTCGATGATCAACTCGATCATGAAGACTGCTGAAGGTCATCTGAAGCGGCTCAACAACCGGCGTCGCGAAACCTGCCCGGCATCGGATCTGGTGATCGGTGTGCAATGCGGCGGCAGCGACGCCTTCTCCGGGTTGACTGCCAATCCCGCCGTCGGTTTCGCAACTGACCTGCTGGTGCGCGCGGGGGCGACGGTCATGTTCTCCGAAGTCACCGAAGTTCGCGATGGTGTCGAGCAACTGACGGCGCGCGCCGCCAACCCGGACGTAGCAGCGGCGATCATCCGCGAGATGCAGTGGTACGACAATTATCTCAAGCGCGGCGGCGCCGACCGCAGCGCCAACACGACACCTGGCAACAAGAAGGGCGGCCTGTCGAACATCGTCGAAAAGGCGATGGGTTCGATCATCAAGTCGGGCAATTCGGCTATCTCAGGCGTTTTGTCTCCCGGCGAGAAGGTCCGGCAGAAAGGCTTGATCTACGCGGCGACGCCGGCAAGCGATTTCATCTGCGGCACGTTGCAACTGGCAGCCGGCATCAACCTCCACGTGTTCACTACGGGGCGCGGCACGCCGTACAGCCTGGCGGAGGTGCCCGTCATCAAGGTGGCGACGCGCTCGGACCTCGCGCGCCGCTGGCACGATCTGATGGACGTCAACGCCGGCACCATCGCGACGGGCGAGGCCACCATCGAAGACATTGGCTGGGAACTGTTTCGCCTGATGCTGGACGTGGCGAGCGGACGCAAGCAAACCTGCGCCGAGAAACTCAAGCTTCACAATGCGTTGACGCTGTTCAACCCGGCGCCGGTGACCTGA
- a CDS encoding MFS transporter gives METSQTANPADIAKRTNVRYTILLLIFVITTFNYADRATLSVTGSAMRGEFGLDAIKMGYIFSAFSWAYVLSQLPAGWLLDRFGARRVYAASIFLWSLFTLLQSSIGLLGSAAAAVTALFVLRFAMGAAESPAFPANAKVVASWFPTSERGTASAVFNSAQYFAAVVFTPLMAWLTHAFGWHEVYLVMGAGGLVLALTWLKVMKNPADHPRVNRAELDYIEQGGGVANGQKKAAPGVGAQNSGWALVRRLLSNRMLLGVYLAQYCINVLTYFFLTWFPIYLVQARGMTILQAGLVASLPAICGFSGGVLGGILSDSLIRHGHSLTVARKVPIVGGMLLSVCIIGCNYVTADWIVVALMSLAFFGKGVGALGWAVVADTSPKEAIGLSGSIFNMFGNIAGIVTPIVIGYLVAKTGSFNGALVFVGLNALLTVFSYLVIVKDIKRVELRQA, from the coding sequence ATGGAAACGAGCCAAACGGCGAACCCCGCCGACATCGCGAAGCGCACGAACGTCCGCTATACGATCCTGCTGCTGATCTTTGTCATTACGACGTTCAATTACGCCGACCGGGCAACCCTGTCCGTCACCGGGTCCGCCATGCGCGGCGAATTCGGCCTCGATGCTATCAAGATGGGTTACATCTTCTCTGCATTCAGCTGGGCCTATGTACTCTCCCAGTTGCCGGCCGGATGGCTGCTTGACCGTTTCGGCGCGCGCCGCGTCTACGCCGCAAGCATCTTTCTCTGGTCCCTGTTCACCCTGTTGCAAAGCTCGATCGGTTTGTTGGGCAGCGCTGCCGCGGCGGTCACCGCATTGTTCGTCTTACGCTTCGCGATGGGTGCGGCCGAATCTCCTGCGTTCCCCGCCAACGCCAAAGTCGTCGCGAGCTGGTTCCCAACCTCCGAGCGTGGCACTGCGTCCGCCGTTTTCAACTCGGCTCAATACTTCGCGGCAGTGGTATTTACGCCGCTGATGGCCTGGCTCACGCACGCGTTCGGCTGGCACGAGGTCTATCTGGTGATGGGGGCTGGCGGCCTGGTGCTCGCGCTCACCTGGCTGAAGGTGATGAAAAATCCCGCGGATCACCCGCGGGTCAACCGCGCTGAACTCGACTATATCGAGCAGGGCGGCGGCGTCGCGAATGGGCAGAAAAAAGCAGCGCCCGGTGTTGGCGCACAAAACAGCGGCTGGGCGCTCGTGCGCCGGTTGCTGAGCAACCGGATGCTGCTCGGCGTGTACCTTGCCCAGTATTGCATCAACGTCCTGACCTACTTCTTCCTTACCTGGTTTCCGATTTATCTCGTTCAGGCGCGCGGGATGACAATCCTGCAGGCAGGTCTCGTCGCGTCGCTGCCCGCCATCTGCGGCTTTTCCGGGGGCGTGCTCGGCGGCATCCTGTCGGACTCGCTCATCCGTCATGGGCATTCGCTCACGGTTGCGCGCAAGGTGCCGATTGTCGGCGGCATGCTGTTGTCCGTGTGCATCATCGGCTGCAACTACGTCACCGCAGACTGGATCGTCGTTGCACTCATGTCCCTTGCGTTCTTCGGCAAAGGCGTAGGGGCACTGGGCTGGGCGGTTGTCGCCGATACGTCGCCGAAAGAAGCGATCGGCCTGTCGGGCTCGATCTTCAACATGTTCGGCAATATTGCCGGGATCGTGACGCCGATCGTGATCGGCTACCTCGTCGCAAAAACCGGATCGTTCAATGGCGCGCTGGTTTTCGTCGGACTCAATGCGTTGCTCACTGTGTTCAGTTACCTCGTGATCGTGAAGGACATCAAGCGGGTCGAACTGCGTCAGGCGTAG
- a CDS encoding NAD(P)-dependent oxidoreductase, with amino-acid sequence MKIALSGAGGQLGSVVRTALLARSVPLRSAGGSRPLAPLVEGEDLMHGDLRERGVVDRLLEGVDVLIHFAGTSVERPLPEIIDNNLRALVEVYEGARRHGVRRVVFASSNHAIGMYPVTEHLSLDCELRPDGFYGLSKVWGESLARMYWDKHGIETICVRIGSCIERPTEPRHLSTWFGHRDLLHFIDRCIEATDVGFMVVWGVSANKRSWWDNRGAERLGYQPTQDAEEYAAEVLARPNPLDALGQRYQGGSFVGIDYSRADTDANASTARSSKPV; translated from the coding sequence ATGAAGATTGCGCTTAGTGGAGCCGGCGGCCAGCTCGGCTCGGTAGTGCGTACCGCATTGCTCGCACGTAGCGTGCCGTTGCGCTCGGCCGGGGGCTCCCGCCCTCTGGCTCCCCTGGTGGAGGGAGAGGATCTGATGCACGGCGATCTGCGCGAACGTGGCGTCGTCGATCGCCTGCTGGAGGGGGTGGATGTGCTGATCCACTTTGCGGGCACAAGCGTGGAGCGTCCGCTCCCCGAGATCATCGACAACAACCTGCGTGCTCTGGTCGAGGTTTACGAAGGTGCGCGGCGGCACGGCGTACGGCGTGTGGTGTTCGCCAGTTCGAATCACGCAATCGGCATGTACCCGGTCACCGAGCACCTCAGTCTCGACTGCGAGTTGCGTCCCGACGGTTTTTACGGCTTGAGCAAAGTCTGGGGCGAATCATTGGCGCGCATGTATTGGGACAAGCACGGCATCGAGACTATTTGCGTGCGCATCGGCAGTTGCATTGAGCGTCCGACCGAGCCGAGGCACCTGAGCACCTGGTTCGGACACCGCGATCTGCTGCATTTCATCGACCGCTGTATCGAGGCCACCGACGTCGGCTTCATGGTCGTCTGGGGTGTCTCTGCCAACAAGCGCAGCTGGTGGGATAACCGCGGCGCCGAGCGTCTCGGTTACCAGCCGACTCAGGACGCCGAGGAATATGCCGCGGAGGTGCTCGCGCGGCCTAACCCGCTCGACGCTTTGGGTCAACGCTATCAAGGCGGCAGCTTCGTCGGCATCGATTACTCGCGTGCGGACACCGACGCCAACGCTTCAACCGCTCGATCCAGCAAGCCGGTTTGA
- a CDS encoding FadR/GntR family transcriptional regulator has translation MATPAVSTSPPRRARNLAEFVVNYVTEQIASNVLKPGDKLPTESQLMVTLSVSRTVIREAISRLQAGKIIETRHGIGSFVLEPPREKLGIEMVPATTLQDVLSVLELRISLETECAGLAAQRAQPEDIARMRAALDAIEATRRNGRDSVEADLQFHTSLARATGNRYFVDILTQIGSALIPRKRLDSAGIAHADPDAYLTLVNLEHESILEAITRRDAEGARAAMRMHLSNSRERLRRANEAAEANT, from the coding sequence ATGGCAACACCTGCGGTTTCCACCTCACCGCCACGACGCGCCCGTAACCTGGCCGAGTTTGTCGTCAACTACGTCACCGAGCAGATTGCGTCCAACGTCCTGAAACCCGGCGACAAGCTACCGACCGAGTCGCAACTGATGGTCACGCTGAGCGTGAGTCGCACCGTTATCCGCGAAGCGATTTCACGCCTGCAGGCGGGCAAGATCATCGAGACGCGGCACGGCATCGGCAGCTTTGTACTGGAGCCGCCGCGTGAAAAGCTCGGTATCGAGATGGTGCCGGCGACAACCTTGCAGGATGTCCTGTCCGTCCTCGAGTTGCGCATCAGCCTGGAAACGGAATGCGCAGGTCTTGCCGCCCAACGTGCGCAACCGGAAGATATCGCGCGTATGCGCGCAGCGCTCGACGCGATCGAGGCCACACGCCGTAACGGCCGCGACAGCGTCGAAGCCGATCTCCAGTTTCACACCTCCCTCGCACGCGCGACGGGCAACCGGTATTTCGTCGACATCCTTACGCAGATTGGCAGTGCGCTGATTCCGCGCAAGCGTCTCGACTCAGCCGGCATCGCCCACGCGGACCCCGACGCCTACCTCACGCTGGTGAATCTCGAGCACGAAAGCATCCTTGAAGCAATCACCCGGCGCGACGCAGAAGGCGCGCGGGCGGCAATGCGCATGCACCTGTCGAACAGCCGTGAGCGCCTGCGGCGTGCCAACGAAGCCGCCGAAGCGAACACCTGA
- a CDS encoding class II aldolase/adducin family protein: protein MISSDVSLKNDVSPAEWEARVNLAAAYRLTALFGWDDLVFTHISVRVPGPDHHFLINPYGMMFDEITASSLVKVDLDGRKVSASPYDVNPAGFTIHSAVHAAREDALCVMHVHSINGVAVSAQEAGLLPLSQQSLAVLASLGYHDYEGIALNEGEKPRLVRDLGSNTYLMLRNHGLLTVGGTPADAFVAMYFFEAACMIQVRAQAGGAKLLPIAQPILEGIKQQIGQVTRGVSPGALVWPGLLRRLDRRNPGYAD, encoded by the coding sequence ATGATCTCATCTGATGTAAGCCTGAAGAACGATGTATCGCCTGCCGAATGGGAAGCGCGAGTCAATCTCGCAGCGGCGTACCGCCTCACTGCGCTGTTTGGCTGGGACGACCTCGTGTTTACGCACATCTCGGTGCGCGTGCCTGGCCCGGATCACCATTTCCTGATCAACCCGTACGGCATGATGTTCGACGAGATCACGGCGTCCTCGCTGGTCAAGGTCGATCTCGACGGCCGCAAGGTTTCCGCGTCGCCGTATGACGTCAATCCGGCCGGCTTCACGATCCATAGCGCGGTGCATGCGGCGCGCGAAGACGCCCTTTGCGTGATGCACGTCCACTCGATCAACGGCGTCGCCGTGTCGGCGCAGGAAGCGGGGCTGCTGCCGCTGTCTCAGCAGTCTCTGGCCGTGCTGGCGTCCCTCGGCTACCACGACTACGAGGGCATCGCACTCAATGAAGGCGAGAAGCCTCGCCTCGTTCGCGACCTGGGAAGCAACACTTACCTGATGCTGCGCAATCACGGCCTGCTGACCGTTGGCGGGACGCCAGCGGACGCCTTCGTCGCGATGTACTTCTTCGAAGCGGCTTGCATGATCCAGGTGCGTGCCCAGGCGGGCGGCGCAAAGCTGCTTCCCATTGCGCAGCCGATACTCGAAGGCATCAAACAGCAGATCGGGCAGGTGACGAGGGGTGTCAGCCCTGGAGCGTTGGTATGGCCCGGGCTGCTGCGTCGGCTCGATCGCCGCAACCCCGGCTATGCGGACTAG
- a CDS encoding Crp/Fnr family transcriptional regulator: MESSLHRYRSQPETTPWFRGLPVELRDDLVSHASLLRLEKGHFLYRRGEQSSGLYAVLGGALAIGTVGVDGKEALIAVLGPTAWVGEISLFDGLPRPHDATAISRTLLLHVPETALRSLLESTPHYWRDFALLMAQRLRVSFENTEAMAVLPAAQRVANRLLMIAGGYGGLNATQSRIRLSQDSLASMVSLSRQTTNQLLKNLESQRILSLKFGEIVILDFDRLRAASVGVSDP; the protein is encoded by the coding sequence ATGGAATCCAGCCTGCACCGCTACCGGTCGCAACCCGAAACGACTCCGTGGTTCCGCGGCCTGCCCGTCGAGTTGCGCGACGATCTGGTCAGTCATGCCAGCCTGCTCCGGCTGGAAAAAGGCCACTTCCTGTATCGACGCGGCGAACAGTCGTCTGGCCTGTACGCCGTGCTGGGCGGCGCACTGGCTATCGGCACAGTCGGGGTGGACGGGAAGGAGGCGTTGATCGCGGTACTCGGACCGACTGCATGGGTGGGGGAAATCTCGCTGTTCGATGGGCTGCCACGTCCGCACGACGCCACCGCGATCAGCAGGACGCTTTTGCTGCACGTACCCGAGACCGCGCTCCGTAGTCTGCTCGAATCCACGCCGCACTATTGGCGCGATTTTGCGTTGTTGATGGCGCAAAGACTTCGGGTTTCGTTCGAGAACACCGAAGCGATGGCAGTGTTGCCCGCGGCGCAGCGCGTGGCGAACCGTCTGTTGATGATCGCGGGAGGTTATGGCGGCCTCAACGCCACGCAGAGCCGGATAAGGCTCTCGCAAGACAGTCTCGCTTCAATGGTGTCCCTGTCGCGACAGACCACGAATCAGTTGCTCAAGAACCTCGAGAGTCAACGCATATTGAGCCTGAAGTTCGGGGAGATCGTCATTCTGGATTTCGACCGGTTGCGCGCGGCCAGTGTCGGCGTTTCAGATCCGTAA